CGCTGTGGATCCGCGGCGACTACGTCGTCTCCGACGCGACGCTGAACCGCTTCTTCGCCTTCCACGTCATCGCCATCCCGCTCGTACTGCTGGGCTTGGTCGCCGCGCATCTCATTGCGCTGCATGAAGTGGGCTCGTCCAACCCGGACGGCATCGAGGTCAAGGAAAACCTGGGCCCGGACGGCCACCCGGTCGACTCGATCCCGTCGCACCCGTACTACACGGTACACGACCTGTTCGGCGTGTCGATCTTCCTGCTGATCTTCTCGGCCGTCGTGTTCTTCGCGCCGGAAATGGGTGGATATTTCCTGGAATACAACAACTTCCTGCCGGGCGACTCGCTCAAGACGCCGCTGCACATCGCGCCCACGTGGTATTTCACGCCGTTCTACTCCGTGCTGCGCGCCACCACCGCCGACTTCATGTGGGTGCTGATGGGGGCGGTTGCCGCGTACGTCGCGTTCCTGTGGCTGAAGTCGCGCCTGTCGTTCCCGGTCAAGGTCGCCATTGCCGCGATCGCGCTGCTGGCCATCGTCGGCATGCTGCCGCAGGTGCTGGACGCGAAATTCTGGGGGGTGGTGTTCTTCGGCGGTTCCGTTGTCATCCTGGCATTCCTGCCTTGGCTGGACCATTCGCCGGTGAAATCGATCCGTTACCGTCCGCAGTGGCACAAGTACCTGTACCTGCTGCTGGCGATCGCGTTCCTGGCGCTGGGCTACCTGGGCACGCAGGCGCCCAGCGTGATCGGCACGATCGTGTCGCAGGTCTGCACGCTGTATTACTTTGCGTTCTTCCTGCTGATGCCGTGGTGGAGTGAGATGGGCACGTTCAAGAAAGTGCCGGATCGCGTCACGTTCCACCCCCATTGATCCGATCGAACCGCAAAGGATACGAAGAATGAATTTCCATAAGAAAATTCTTGCACTGCTGGCGCTGCTGCCCGCGCTGGCCTTCGCGAGCGAGGGCGGGCACCCGCTGGACCGGGCGCCGGACCGTTCGCATGACATGGCTGCCTTGCAAAATGGCGCCAAGTTGTTCGTCAATTACTGTCTGAACTGTCATAATGCGTCTTCGATGCGTTATAACCGCCTGCGCGACCTCGGCCTGTCGGAAGAGCAGATCAAGAACAATCTGCTGTTTACGGGCGAGAAAGTGGGCGAAATGATGACCACCGCCATGCCGGCCAAGGATGCCAAGGCCTGGTTTGGCGTGATTCCGCCCGACCTGTCCGTGATCGCGCGCGCAAAAGCGAGCCCGGCCGGTTCTGGCGGCGACTATCTGTATACGTACCTGCGGACCTTCTACAAGGACGACACGCGGCCGACCGGGTTCAACAACCTCGTGATGCCGAACGTGGCCATGCCACACGTGCTGTGGCAATTGCAAGGGATACAGGGCGCAAAGATAGTGGAAGAGCAAGATCCGCACGATCCCGGCAAGAAGATCCACAAGTTTGCCGGCTTCGAGCAGATTACACCTGGCACCATGAGCAAGCTGGAGTTCGACACCGCGGTGGCGGACCTGGTCGGCTACATGGAGTGGATGGCGGAACCGGCCCAGCAGACGCGCAAGCGTCTGGGCGTCTGGGTGCTGCTGTTCATGGCCGGCTTCGCATTCCTGGCCTGGCGATTGAACGCCTCGTACTGGAAAGAAGTCAAATAATTAGCGTTGTGCCGGCGGCTCGCAAGATCCGCCGGCACGGATTTTTGCGCTGCCCGCCGCAAGCGGGTGGCCCAACTGGGGTGAACCGTTCGCGGTCTCGCCCCCTTTGTTTCTAAGGAACTACCAAAATGATGGTTCTCTACTCGGGCACCACCTGCCCATTTTCCCAGCGCTGCCGTCTGGTTCTGTTCGAAAAAGGCATGGATTTCGAAGTGCGCGACGTCGACCTGTTCAACAAGCCGGAAGACATCTCGACGATGAACCCGTACGGCCAGGTGCCCATCCTCGTCGAACGTGAACTGATCCTGTACGAATCGAACATCATCAACGAGTACATCGACGAGCGCTTCCCGCACCCGCAGCTGATGCCGGCCGATCCGCTGATGCGCGCCCGCGCCCGCCTGATGCTGTTCAACTTCGAGAAAGAGCTGTTCGTGCACGTGCACACGCTGGAAAGCGAGCGCAACAAGACGAACGACAAGAGCCACGACAAGGCCCGCGCGGAAATCCGCGACCGCCTGACCACGCTGGCACCGCTGTTCCTGAAGAACAAGTACATGCTGGGCGACGAGTTCTCGATGCTGGACGTCGCGGTGGCCCCGCTGCTGTGGCGCCTGGACCACTACGGCATCGAACTGTCGAAGACGGCCGCGCCGCTGATGAAGTACGCCGAGCGCATTTTCTCGCGCCCGGCCTATATCGAAGCACTGACCCCGTCCGAGAAAGTGATGCGCCGTTGATCGGCGCTTTCGCGTAATCTTCGAAGTACCGGGGCCGCACCGCGGCCCCGTCCGCTCCTGCATCGTTACCGCATCTTCTTTATGTCCGAAATCTCCACCAAGCCCTACATGCTGCGCGCCATCTACGAATGGTGCACCGACAGCGGCTACACGCCTTACCTGGCCGTCAAAGTCGATTCGGCCACGACCGTGCCGATGGAATACGTCAAGAAGGGCGAAATCGTCCTCAACATCAGCTACGGCGCCACGTCGGGCCTGAAGATGGACAACGACAGCATCCGCTTCCACGCCCGCTTCGGTGGCGTCTCGCGCGAGATCTTTATTCCGGTCAACAACGTGATGGCGATCTACGCCAACGAAAACGGCCAGGGCATGGCGTTCGAGCCGCTGCTGGGCGCCGCCGCGCCGGCACCGTCGCCCGTGGGCGCACCGGAACAGCCATCCGCCCCCACCCTGGCGTCGGTACCGCCCCCAAGCGCCACGCCAGCCCCGACGCTGGCCCCGGCCCCGCGTCCGGCGGACGACAGCAACGGCCCGGAAGACGGCGGCGACGGCCCCAAAAAGGGCGGCCGGCCTACCCTGACGCGTATCAAATAGCGTATAATCGCGACCGCAAGGGACCGCGGCAGCAAGCGGGCATCCCGACCAGTTACGCCGGCTTAGCTCATTTGGTAGAGCAGTTGATTTGTAATCATCAGGTGGCCAGTTCGAAACCGGCAGCCGGCACCAGCACTCGCAAACAGCGGCCATGAGAAATCATGGCCGCTGTTTTGTTTTTGGCGTCCGCTACGCTCCCACGACAGTCTTCAGTATCCCCCGCGCAAACTGCCGGTGCGACGCCTCCAGCGTATAGCACGGTACCGGACCGGTATCGAACCTGAGCAGCCCGCGCTCCACCAGCGTGCCCAGCAAGTCGAGCGTGCGGCCGATGTCGCGCGCACCGCCCACGGCAATCAGGTCCTCCAGCGAGAAGGGCGTCTGCAGCCGCGCCGTTTCGCACCACAGTGCCTGCTCATCCGGCGCCAGCAGGGCATAGCTCCAGGCGATGGCGTCGTACAGGCTGCGCTGGCGTGCCGGCACGCCTTCGTGGCCGGTCGCCAGCACGGTCAGGCGCTCGTCCATGCGCTGCAGCAGGCCGGCCATGCCCAGCGCCGGGATGCGGGCGGCTGCCAGCTCGAGCGCCAGCGGCAGCCCGTCCAGCTGGCGGCACAGCTCGATGGCGTCGGCCAGCACCGGCACCGTCAACGCGAAGCGGTGGTCGTGGCCCCGCGCGCGCGCGGCGAGCAGGTCGAGTGCGCCATATTGCAGTGCTTCGGCCAGGGAAGTGCCTGGCGGCGGCACGGCAAGCGGTGTCAGCCGGTACACCTGTTCCTGCCGCAGGTGCAGGCGCACTTGCGTCGTGACAAGCACGTGTACGGCGCCGTGGGCCAGCAACTCCTCCACGACGGGCACCAGCAGGCGCGCCACCCGGTCCGCATTGTCGAGGACGAGCAGGCCGGGGCGGCGGCCCAGGTGACGCAGCAGGGCAGCGCGATCCGGCTGTCCGGTACCGCGCGCATCGAGCGCGCCCGCCAGCGCACGCAGCAGTCCGGTCGTATCGGTGCAGTCGGCAAGATCGACCCGCGCCAGCGTGGCCGAAGGCGGTTCCGGCAGATGGCGTGCCAGCGCACTCTTGCCGATGCCGGACCCGCCCGACAGGGTGACGAGCGGGTGCTCCCGGACCAGTTCGCTGAGCTCGGCAAGATCCGCGGCCCGCCCATGCAGGCCGCCGCCGGCGGCGGTACGGCACGCGCCCGTGGCGTCGCCGCAGGTCGTCACGGCAAGGTTCAGGCAGTAGCCGAAGCCCGGGACAGTCGCGATCGCTTCCCGTCCCAGTATCTTGCGCAAGAGCGAAATCTGCACCTGCAGGTTGTTTTCCTCCACCACCAGGCCCGGCCATACCGCAGTCATCAATTCGCTCTTGCGCGCCATGTCGGGATGGCGTGCGGCCAGCACGGCCAGGACGTCGAACGCCCGGCCTGTGATGGCAATAGGCTTGCCGTGCTGACGCAGGCAGCGCGCGGCCGGCCACAGCTCGAACGAGCCGATCTGCATGGGTCGGCGATCAGGCTTTATTAAGCCCGGATTCAGGTCCGCCAAAGGATTTTCAGTCATATCGATCCGATAATTCCGATCAGTGAGCCCGGGCTGCCAACGTCCGGGCCGCTCTTAGTGGATAGCATGTTTGCAAGTTCGGCGCAATCTGCCCGGCGCCGGCGCCGGTATGGCTGCCTGGCGTTGTGGTGGCCCCACCACATGCGGCATGTCACGGTATAGCTCAAACAGAAGGGGTTCGCCATGCACTCGTTTTCCCGCCTGCGTCCCGTCAAAACCCGCGCGCTGCGGCTGGCGCCATTGTTGTTGTCCCTTGCCATCAGCGAGGCTTACGGTGTGGACACGGTCGGCGCGCCCGGTACGCCCGGCACGCCTGGGGCGGTCCCCGGCGCGGCAGGCACGGCGGGCGGCCCAGGCGGGTCCGCCAGGGCGGTTTCCGGCCCCGACAACAGTCCCCTGAACTCGGCCGACGCCCGTGGTGGTGCCGGCGGCCCCGGGGGAGACGGTGCCGCGGGCGACTCTGGGCAGAACGGTGGCGCCGCCGGTGCCGGCGGGGACGGCGGCGCCGCGAGAGCGACCGCCGTTGCGCGGCCCGCCTCCGGAGTGGCCACGGCGGTTGCCAGGGCCATTGGTGGCGCGGGCGGCTACGCCGGCCTCCCTGGCGCCGCGGGGACGGGCGGGGTGGACGGCGCGGGCGGCGCGGGTGGGAGCGGCGGTGCGGCCGACGCGCTGGCCTATGCCAGCGGCCAGGGCGATGCCGATGTGGTGTCGGAAGCCGTCGCCATCGGCGGCGATGGCGGTCGCGCGATGGGGATCGAAGCCACCACGGGAGCGGCCGGGTTGGCAGGGATCGCCCGGGCGGTCGCCAGCGGGTACTCGGTGTTGGGCGCCGTCAGCGTCCGGGCGGCACAAACCGGCGGTAGTGGCAACGCGGCGTGGGGCGGCCTTCACTCTGCCGCCGCGGCGAGCGAAATGACAAACCAGGTCAGCGGCAGCACGTCAGGGGCATTGACGCTGGCCCAGCACGCCACTGGCGGCAACGGCGGCTCCAGTCCCGACGGCGGCGGTGCCGACGGCGGCGCCGCCAGCAGCAATCTCACCTTGACCGACAATACCGCCTCGGAGCTGAACGTACAACTGAGCGCCTGGGGCGGCAACGCCGGTTCCGGCAGGACGATGGGTGGCCAAGGCGGCACGGCAAGCAGCGACCTGCAGCTCAGCTCGACTGTCGCCGGCGCGCCGCTGTGGGGCAGCGCGGCTGCCCATGGCGGGGAGGGCGGCAGCGGCGTGACAGGGGCGAATGGCGGCAGTGCACAGGCCAGTTCGGTGATCCGTGGCACAGGCAGGGTGACGGGCGTTGCCAGCGCAACGGGCGGCAACGGCGCCATCGGCAGTGCGACAGGGGGCCAAGGCGGTAATGCGGTGGCTTCCGCGACGCTGCACGGCGCGTCGGTTACGGGCAGCGTGGTGGCCCAGGGCGGGCATGGGGGTTACAGCCAGGGCGCCAGTGGTATCGCCGGCGCGAGCGCAACCAGCCATATCGAAGGCAATGCGACCGGCACCGAGGCTTCCGTACTTCAGGCATCCGCGACCGGTGGGAACGGCACCAACGCCGGAGAAGCAGGCACGACGGCAGGCGCCGGTGGACAGGGAGTCGCGACCGCCACGGGCAGCGCCACCGGCGGGGATCTGTACGTTCGCGTCACCCAGACCGGCGGCTTGGGCGGGACTGCCTATACCGATGGGCATGGCGGCGCCGGGGCCGCCTCCGAACTGGTGAACGCCGTCAGCGGCACCACCACCGGCAGGCTGTCGCTGGAGCAGATTACCTATGGTGGAGGCGGCGGTTCCAGCGACAGCGGCGTCGCCGGCAGCGCCGGACTGGCGCGCAGCAGCTTGACAGTGGCGGACACGGCAGTAGCGCGGCTGGACCTGGCCAGCAGGGCGATCGGTGGCGACGGCGGCTATAGCCTCAGCGGCACGGCAGCCGGCGGCGGCGGCGCCGAATCATCGGTCGACGGTACGGCCGGCAGCGGCACATTGACCGTCGTCGGGCTGGCGATTGGCGGCATCGGCGGCCGTAGCGTCGCCGGCGCGCAGGGCGGCACGGCGCAGGCTATTGCGAGCGGCGCCAGCGCCGGTGCGCTCGTCAACATCGAGGCCGAAGCGGTGGGCGGCCGCGGCGGGCGGGGTGACGCGGGCGGCGGCGGCGCTGGCGGGCAGGCCACCGCCAGGGCGACCGGCAGCTCGACCGGCTCCAGCGACAGCCTGCTGTCCGTCACGGCCACCCAGCGCGGTGGCGAGGGCGGCGAAGTCCTGCGCATCAGCGCGGGTGCGGGTGGCGCGGGCGCGGCGTCCAGCATGATCGATGCCGTCAGCGGCAGCACCAGCGGCAAGCTCTATCTTGGCCAGAACGCCATTGGCGGCCTCGGTGGCTCCGCCTACACGGGCAACGGCGGCGCGGGCGGAGAGGCGCTGTCGCGGCTCACCCTCGCCAACCCCAGCACGGCCAATGAGATACAGGTCGCGCTCAATGCCCGCGGCGGCACCGGTGGCGAAACCATTTTCACGGGCACTGGCGGCAATGGCGGCGGCGCCCGGGCCGAGCACACGGCCAGCACCGTCATGACCCGGCTGGACAGCACGGTCGTGGCCAACGGGGGCCATGGCGGCGACACGCTCGACAGCCAGGCGGGCGCGGGCGGCAATGCCACCACCGTGCTGACGCTGTCCGCATCCGAGGCCGAGGTCAGGGGAACCAGCGTTGCCTATGGCGGCCAGGGCGGCGGCCAGTTCTTCCAGAATAACGACCGGGGCCGGGCCGGTGCCGGCGGCAACGCCGACGCCACGCTGACGATCTCGGGCATGTACAGCATGTATGGCTCGGTCGGCGCTCAAGGGGGCCACGGCGGCATCGGCCGCAGCAGCGGCAATGGCGCCGACGGTGGCGCGGCCACATCCAGGGCCACGGGTACCTTCCGCTATCCCGGCGCGATGGAGCTGCTGGGCAGCGCCCGCGGCGGCAACGGGGCCGAGGGTTCGGGCCGCGGCAACCGTGGCGGCGCTGGCGGTGCGGCGAACACGACCGTCACTGCCACGGGCGACGGCAATCTGGTACTCGCCGCCTCGGTGATCGGCGGCGATGGCGGCGCCGGCCGCAGTGGTGCGGATGGCGGCGCAGGCCGGGGCCTGACCTTGCTCAACAACGCCAGCGGCGGCACCAGCGGCGCCATGTCGATCAGCCTGAACGGACGCGGCGGCCGCGGTGGCGACAGCGAGGACGGCACGGGCGGCGCTGCCGGCGTGGCCGATGTCACGCTGACGCTCGTCAACAGCGGCGCGGACGGGGTATCTCTGGACGCGACGGCCACCGGTGGCAACGGTGGCAACGCCGGCGGCGGCGGTGGCCCGGCGGGCGTCGGCACGGCCACCGCCGGAGCATTGGGTACAGCCACGGTCCATGGTTCCGCGCAGCGCTCCATGAGTGGGTCGGCGCAGGGGTTTGGCGGTAATGGCGGCAGCCATCTGTCCGGCAACGGTGCCCGGGCGGACAGGGCCAGGCCAGCAGCACGGCCATCAGTACCGGCGGCGGCTCGATCGGTTCCATTACCAGTCACGCCATCGCCGCTGGCGGCGGCGGCGGCAATGCCAGCGGCAGCGGCTATCAGGCCGGGGCCGGCGGCGATGCCACCGCAATCGCCCGGGGTATCGGCGGCGGCGAGTCCGTTTCTGTCAGCGCCCAGGCGACCGGGGGAGCGGGCGGCTTCGGGCAGCAGGGGGCCGCGGGCGGGCTCGGCGGGGCGGCAGTGCTGACCGATGCGGTCCGCGGCAGCAGCGGCGGCGTGCTGAGACTGGAGCAGAACGCCTTTGGCGGCATCGGCGGCGGCAGCGAGGACGGCTTCGGCGCCACCGGCGGGCTGGCCACTTCCCACCTGACGCTGTCCGACAGCACGGCCGTCTGGTTCGTGGCGACCACCGTCGGCGCCTATGGCGGCTCCGGTGGACAAGGCTCGGGTTCGGCTTCCGCTGGCGCCGGCGGCGCTGCGGAAGCGGTGCTGGCGCTGCTGTCGACATCGACCGGCGCAGGTGGCAGCGTCATCGCGGTCGGCGGTGCCGGTGGCGACAGTGCCGCCGGCGGCCACGGCATGGGGGGCGACGCGCGTGCCCGTGGTGCTGTCGAGTCCACGGTGGGCGCGGACAGTGCCGTCTCGGCACGCGGCGGCGCGGGCTACCTCGGGCTGGCAGACGGCGGCCGTGCGGACGTAGTCAGCCGCGCCACTTCGGCCGGTGCCGCCGTGGCGAAGGGAGAGGCCTACGGTGGTACTGGAAACGTGCTGGGCAGAGCATCGTCGCTGGTCGAGGCACGCTCCACAACTGCCTTCGGCAGCAGCCTGGCGACCGCCGAAGCCACTGGTCTGCAGGCCGATGCCACCGCCCGGTCCATGGCGCAGGGCGCGGCCAGCAACTACGCCTACGCCACCTCGATGGGCGAATATGGCGCGGCGAATTCGCTCAGCAATTCGACCGGCGTGGGCGGGGTGACGGTGCAGACCCAGGCGGGCGCGCCTGCCGGCGGCACGGTGCGCACGGCAACGTCGACGAACGTGGGCGGCAACAGCTACGGCATGATGGGGCCGGCGTCGGGCTACCAGGCACTCTCGTATGCCCTGGCCGCACCCACTGCCGGCACGCTTGGCGACGTGCTGGCCGACGCGCCGGCGGTGGCTGCCGCGCTGGCCGACAGCCAGGTGATGGGCATCGGCACGATGGCCAGCAGCTTTGGTGCCGACGGCGTCTGGGGTACGCCCTACTCGTACATCACGACAGCTAACTTCGTGTTCGCGACGGGTGTCGCGGGCCACCTGACCCTGGGGCTGCTGGGCTCGGTGTCGGAGGCCGCCGGGTTCACGGAACTTGAATTGATCGTGCGCAGCCACGGGACCGAAGTGTTCTCGCAGACCTTCACGACCGTTGCCGAGGCCCAGTCCTTCTTCAATGACCGGGCCCTCGTGCTGGGCATGCTGGGCGCGGGCAACCAGGACCTGCTGGTCTCGGCCGGCTTCACGCTGACCGAGCCCGGCGGCTTCGGCTTCGAGTACGCGGTTGGGGTCGCGCCCATCCCCGAGCCGGGTACGTGGATGCTGCTGCTGGCTGGCCTTACCGTCGTGCTCTTGCGTCGGCGCAGCAGCCGGGAGCCATCATGAGCGCCCGGCCCGATCTGGCATTCGAGGCCGCCGGCGGGGAAAGCACACGCACGGCGGTGCCACAACGGTCGCGACTGCCAGCGCTGACGCTGTTGCTGGGAGCCCTGGCGGTGGTGGCCTTGCTGGCACTGGCCGCCGCCGCGTGGTGGCAGCAGGCGCGGGTGCCGTTCCAGCCCGGAGCGCCGGGCGCCACCTATGCGGTGCAACTGCAGAACGGCCAGATGTTCTACGGCGTCCTGCGCAGGCAGGAGCCCGGCTACCTGGAACTGGCGGAGGTGTATTACGTGCAGGCCTACACGCTGCCGAACGGCCAGCCCGGCAACCGCGTCGTCAGCCGGCAGAAAAACGACTGGCACGGCCCGACCACGCTGAGCATTCCGGTCGAGCGGATCGTTTACGTGGAAACGGTGGGGCCGGACTCGCCACTGGCCCGGCTGATCGCGCAGGACAAGGCACGCGCGCCCCGTTGACCGCCTGTTGTCCCGGCCACGCGCGGCGTGGCGTGCCTGCTTGTCGTTGGCAGGCTTTCGTACTTTACGTCAGGCCAGGCGCGCAACCTTGCACCCGCGCTTGACCTGCGCCGTTTCGATTGCCTCGACTTCGCCCTTCAGCTTCGCCACGTCCGCCGCATGATCGCCGCTCAGCTTACTGGCCGGGACCAGCACGAAGAATACGGTTGCCGCATCCATATTGGCTTTCGAATCCTGCATGGCCGATACCTTCTGCAACTGCGAACGGGCGTCCGACAGATAGGTGGACAATTGCGTGCAGTCGTTGCCGCTGTACTTCTCATGCGAGACGAACGAGGCCGGGATGCTTTCCGGACGGCTGGCGCAGGCGGACAGTGCAAAGGCCGCGAGCGCGGCAATGGTGAGCTGTTTCATATGACATTCCCTCTGGTTGATGTGGAACCGCAGGGCGCATGTTACCGACGGGCGCGCCGTCGGATTTCGGAAAAGGTTATCGCTTCTGCAGCGAATTTGTCATCGGATTGGCCATTTCTGTTCGGCACCTTGGAGCGCGACCAGGCGCGCGGCAGGTGGCCTGCACCGATGGCCTGAACCGCCATTGCCCCGCCTTGCAAGGGGTGGTGCCCTGGAAAAGGCGCCGCCGGCCCCCGCACGGTTGGATGCGTAACCGATAATCCAAATGGTTCCGGTATCATCGAACGAAGGGTTATCAATTACATACCGATCTCGACAAAGGGTGGCATGGTGATAGAGACGCGGCGGTTCAACAGGGTCGACCTGGACAAGCACGACGATCCGGCAGCGGAACTGCGCGCGTTGCGCCAGGAAGTCGATGCCCGTATTGAAGAGTTGCTGGTCGAGGGCGGCGACAACGCCGACCTGCTGGCGGGTGCCATGCGCGCCGCGGCCCTGGGCAGCGGCAAACGCATGCGCCCCTTGCTGCTGATGCTGGTGGCGCGCGACCTGGGGTGCACGTCGCCCGGGTTGGTCGACGTGGCGTGCGCCGTCGAGATGGTGCACGCGGCCTCGCTCGTGCTCGACGATATGCCCTGCATGGATGACGCCATGCTGCGCCGTGGCCGGCCCGCCGTGCACGTGCAGTTCGGCGAGGACGTCGCGATCCTGGCCGCCATCGGGCTGCTCAGCCGCGCGTTCTGCGTGCTGTCGGCGGCCGAGGAGATACCTGCCGCCGTGCGGACCCGTCTCGTCTGCACGCTGTCGCAGACCATCGGTGCGCAAGGTCTGGTACGCGGGCAGTTCCAGGACCTGCGCGGCGGCCACAGGTCGGCGGACGAGATCGCGACGACCAATG
This is a stretch of genomic DNA from Pseudoduganella chitinolytica. It encodes these proteins:
- a CDS encoding polyprenyl synthetase family protein, which codes for MVIETRRFNRVDLDKHDDPAAELRALRQEVDARIEELLVEGGDNADLLAGAMRAAALGSGKRMRPLLLMLVARDLGCTSPGLVDVACAVEMVHAASLVLDDMPCMDDAMLRRGRPAVHVQFGEDVAILAAIGLLSRAFCVLSAAEEIPAAVRTRLVCTLSQTIGAQGLVRGQFQDLRGGHRSADEIATTNELKTGVLLGVAVEMAAIVAQAGDGVARSLRAFALAAGHAFQIRDDFQDSGDSAVTGKDTGKDAGKATLISTLGADEAQRRLGAYLRDAERHLADALGNRQGTRRFVLALFGADRGGIRLAPERVAVARPCADSACLEARG
- a CDS encoding glutathione S-transferase N-terminal domain-containing protein; its protein translation is MMVLYSGTTCPFSQRCRLVLFEKGMDFEVRDVDLFNKPEDISTMNPYGQVPILVERELILYESNIINEYIDERFPHPQLMPADPLMRARARLMLFNFEKELFVHVHTLESERNKTNDKSHDKARAEIRDRLTTLAPLFLKNKYMLGDEFSMLDVAVAPLLWRLDHYGIELSKTAAPLMKYAERIFSRPAYIEALTPSEKVMRR
- a CDS encoding PEP-CTERM sorting domain-containing protein (PEP-CTERM proteins occur, often in large numbers, in the proteomes of bacteria that also encode an exosortase, a predicted intramembrane cysteine proteinase. The presence of a PEP-CTERM domain at a protein's C-terminus predicts cleavage within the sorting domain, followed by covalent anchoring to some some component of the (usually Gram-negative) cell surface. Many PEP-CTERM proteins exhibit an unusual sequence composition that includes large numbers of potential glycosylation sites. Expression of one such protein has been shown restore the ability of a bacterium to form floc, a type of biofilm.); its protein translation is MLTDAVRGSSGGVLRLEQNAFGGIGGGSEDGFGATGGLATSHLTLSDSTAVWFVATTVGAYGGSGGQGSGSASAGAGGAAEAVLALLSTSTGAGGSVIAVGGAGGDSAAGGHGMGGDARARGAVESTVGADSAVSARGGAGYLGLADGGRADVVSRATSAGAAVAKGEAYGGTGNVLGRASSLVEARSTTAFGSSLATAEATGLQADATARSMAQGAASNYAYATSMGEYGAANSLSNSTGVGGVTVQTQAGAPAGGTVRTATSTNVGGNSYGMMGPASGYQALSYALAAPTAGTLGDVLADAPAVAAALADSQVMGIGTMASSFGADGVWGTPYSYITTANFVFATGVAGHLTLGLLGSVSEAAGFTELELIVRSHGTEVFSQTFTTVAEAQSFFNDRALVLGMLGAGNQDLLVSAGFTLTEPGGFGFEYAVGVAPIPEPGTWMLLLAGLTVVLLRRRSSREPS
- a CDS encoding beta strand repeat-containing protein, which translates into the protein MHSFSRLRPVKTRALRLAPLLLSLAISEAYGVDTVGAPGTPGTPGAVPGAAGTAGGPGGSARAVSGPDNSPLNSADARGGAGGPGGDGAAGDSGQNGGAAGAGGDGGAARATAVARPASGVATAVARAIGGAGGYAGLPGAAGTGGVDGAGGAGGSGGAADALAYASGQGDADVVSEAVAIGGDGGRAMGIEATTGAAGLAGIARAVASGYSVLGAVSVRAAQTGGSGNAAWGGLHSAAAASEMTNQVSGSTSGALTLAQHATGGNGGSSPDGGGADGGAASSNLTLTDNTASELNVQLSAWGGNAGSGRTMGGQGGTASSDLQLSSTVAGAPLWGSAAAHGGEGGSGVTGANGGSAQASSVIRGTGRVTGVASATGGNGAIGSATGGQGGNAVASATLHGASVTGSVVAQGGHGGYSQGASGIAGASATSHIEGNATGTEASVLQASATGGNGTNAGEAGTTAGAGGQGVATATGSATGGDLYVRVTQTGGLGGTAYTDGHGGAGAASELVNAVSGTTTGRLSLEQITYGGGGGSSDSGVAGSAGLARSSLTVADTAVARLDLASRAIGGDGGYSLSGTAAGGGGAESSVDGTAGSGTLTVVGLAIGGIGGRSVAGAQGGTAQAIASGASAGALVNIEAEAVGGRGGRGDAGGGGAGGQATARATGSSTGSSDSLLSVTATQRGGEGGEVLRISAGAGGAGAASSMIDAVSGSTSGKLYLGQNAIGGLGGSAYTGNGGAGGEALSRLTLANPSTANEIQVALNARGGTGGETIFTGTGGNGGGARAEHTASTVMTRLDSTVVANGGHGGDTLDSQAGAGGNATTVLTLSASEAEVRGTSVAYGGQGGGQFFQNNDRGRAGAGGNADATLTISGMYSMYGSVGAQGGHGGIGRSSGNGADGGAATSRATGTFRYPGAMELLGSARGGNGAEGSGRGNRGGAGGAANTTVTATGDGNLVLAASVIGGDGGAGRSGADGGAGRGLTLLNNASGGTSGAMSISLNGRGGRGGDSEDGTGGAAGVADVTLTLVNSGADGVSLDATATGGNGGNAGGGGGPAGVGTATAGALGTATVHGSAQRSMSGSAQGFGGNGGSHLSGNGARADRARPAARPSVPAAARSVPLPVTPSPLAAAAAMPAAAAIRPGPAAMPPQSPGVSAAASPFLSAPRRPGERAASGSRGPRAGSAGRQC
- a CDS encoding cytochrome c1 → MNFHKKILALLALLPALAFASEGGHPLDRAPDRSHDMAALQNGAKLFVNYCLNCHNASSMRYNRLRDLGLSEEQIKNNLLFTGEKVGEMMTTAMPAKDAKAWFGVIPPDLSVIARAKASPAGSGGDYLYTYLRTFYKDDTRPTGFNNLVMPNVAMPHVLWQLQGIQGAKIVEEQDPHDPGKKIHKFAGFEQITPGTMSKLEFDTAVADLVGYMEWMAEPAQQTRKRLGVWVLLFMAGFAFLAWRLNASYWKEVK
- a CDS encoding winged helix-turn-helix domain-containing protein: MQIGSFELWPAARCLRQHGKPIAITGRAFDVLAVLAARHPDMARKSELMTAVWPGLVVEENNLQVQISLLRKILGREAIATVPGFGYCLNLAVTTCGDATGACRTAAGGGLHGRAADLAELSELVREHPLVTLSGGSGIGKSALARHLPEPPSATLARVDLADCTDTTGLLRALAGALDARGTGQPDRAALLRHLGRRPGLLVLDNADRVARLLVPVVEELLAHGAVHVLVTTQVRLHLRQEQVYRLTPLAVPPPGTSLAEALQYGALDLLAARARGHDHRFALTVPVLADAIELCRQLDGLPLALELAAARIPALGMAGLLQRMDERLTVLATGHEGVPARQRSLYDAIAWSYALLAPDEQALWCETARLQTPFSLEDLIAVGGARDIGRTLDLLGTLVERGLLRFDTGPVPCYTLEASHRQFARGILKTVVGA
- a CDS encoding ClpXP protease specificity-enhancing factor, which translates into the protein MSEISTKPYMLRAIYEWCTDSGYTPYLAVKVDSATTVPMEYVKKGEIVLNISYGATSGLKMDNDSIRFHARFGGVSREIFIPVNNVMAIYANENGQGMAFEPLLGAAAPAPSPVGAPEQPSAPTLASVPPPSATPAPTLAPAPRPADDSNGPEDGGDGPKKGGRPTLTRIK